The proteins below come from a single Mus musculus strain C57BL/6J chromosome 5, GRCm38.p6 C57BL/6J genomic window:
- the Lgi2 gene encoding leucine-rich repeat LGI family member 2 isoform X1 yields the protein MSVPPQTLPYQSVSVDTFNSKNDVYVAIAQPSMENCMVLEWDHIEMNFRSYDNITGQSIVGCKAILIDDQVFVVVAQLFGGSHIYKYDESWTKFVKFQDIEVSRISKPNDIELFEIDDETFFIIADSSKAGLSTVYKWNSKGFYSYQSLHEWFRDTDAEFVDIDGKSHLILSSRSQVPIILQWNKSSKKFVPHGDIPNMEDVLAVKSFRMQNTLYLSLTRFIGDSRVMRWNSKQFVEVQALPSRGAMTLQPFSFKDNHYLALGSDYTFSQIYQWDKEKQQFKKFKEIYVQAPRSFTAVSTDRRDFFFASSFKGKTKIFEHIIVDLSL from the exons ACTCTGCCGTACCAGTCGGTGTCAGTAGACACGTTCAACTCCAAGAACGATGTGTACGTGGCCATCGCTCAGCCCAGCATGGAGAACTGCATGGTGTTGGAGTGGGACCACATAGAAATGAATTTCCGGAGTTATGACAATATCACAG GCCAGTCCATCGTGGGCTGCAAGGCCATCCTCATTGACGACCAGGTCTTTGTGGTGGTGGCCCAGCTCTTCGGTGGCTCTCACATTTACAAATACGACGAGAGCTGGACCAAGTTTGTCAAGTTCCAAGACATAGAGGTGTCTCGGATTTCCAAGCCCAACGACATTGAGCTGTTCGAGATCGACGACGAGACCTTCTTCATCATCGCCGACAGCTCCAAAGCGGGGCTGTCCACAGTTTACAAGTGGAACAGCAAAGGGTTTTACTCCTACCAGTCACTACATGAGTGGTTCAGGGACACAGATGCGGAGTTTGTTGACATCGACGGGAAGTCTCACCTCATCCTGTCTAGCCGCTCCCAGGTCCCCATCATCCTGCAGTGGAATAAAAGTTCCAAGAAGTTTGTCCCCCATGGTGACATCCCCAATATGGAGGATGTGCTGGCTGTGAAGAGCTTCCGGATGCAGAACACCCTCTACCTTTCCCTCACCCGTTTCATTGGGGACTCGCGGGTCATGCGTTGGAACAGTAAGCAGTTTGTGGAGGTCCAGGCTCTTCCTTCCCGGGGGGCTATGACCTTGCAACCCTTCTCCTTCAAAGATAACCACTACCTGGCCCTGGGGAGTGACTACACGTTCTCACAGATCTACCAGTGGGATAAAGAGAAACAGCagtttaaaaagtttaaagaaatctATGTGCAGGCGCCTCGGTCCTTCACAGCCGTCTCCACCGACAGGAGAGATTTCTTTTTTGCATCCAGTTTCAAAGGGAAGACAAAGATTTTTGAACATATCATTGTTGATTTAAGTTTGTGA